The stretch of DNA GTTCCTAATCCAATCGAATGATTTTGACATGCCGGCCCACCCAGTCTTTGGGCAGATATATCCGGCCGCTGACGCCGCATGACCTGACTTCCTTCTCCACCATCTCCATGCCATACGCCTCCAGCTTGACCTTTCCGCGTGTTTTGCCGGCGGAAGGGCGCTTGGATTTGCTGACCGTTCTACTGTCGTCCGGCATTTCTTCTCACACCTGGGACACCAAGAATTAGTAAATGAAAACAACAGCTTTTGATAATTAGTTACAAAGTAGCCATAATATAACTATTTGTCAAGGAAAATCCGGAAAAGGCGCCACAGCCGCCTGAATTGCCGAAGGCCGCGTGGATCAACGAGCCGTCGAGCAGTGGTGAGAGAGTCTAATTTCTGGAAACCGGTGTCTCATTCCCATTGACACATTCCGCTGGATAAGCCTTAAGCATATCGCTTTAATGACGATATATAGGAAACGCCCTGTCTCGTCCGAACGAGACGACCCACGCGCGACGAAAAGGCAAAAGCTCGGGGTGATGTACGCGCACGGCGGCTGATTTCGGACGGCCGATCAACCTATCGATGGCCCAGATGCGGGAAAGGTACAATAATGGGACCCACTTTGACCCGGCGGCTGCATACGCTCTGTGATCCGGGCGCCCTGGAAGAACATCCCGGGGAAATGAGTCTGGCCTACTTCACAGGTTCAGCCGACATAGGAGGCCGCCGCGTGATGGTGATTGCCGCCGATCCCGACCCCCTGCCCGAACATGCCGATTTGTCGTTATCGTTGTCCCGCTATATCGAAGCCCTGATACAGGCCGAATCGTCGGCCTGCCCCGTTGTCTTTCTTCATGACGCCCCGGAGCTCTATACCTCCGGCCGGACCGCATTTCAGGGTTCTCAAATCGAGCTGATGATGGGCAAGAAAGGCGTCGGGAGGCAATACTATGGAATTGGCCGGCTTTGCGGGCGGGTCCCTTTAGTCTGCTGGATCGCGGCTTCCTGACCGGGATTATCGAGCCGAAGCAGGTCAGGGGAACCATCGTCGGCTTTTTGAAAAGCAAGGAGAGCAAGAATGGATTTTGAGATCAGAGAGTTGAGTCGACCCGACGAATTGGAAGACGTCATCAAGTTGCAGGCCGTCGTTGGAGGCTTGCCGCCCAAGGACACCATGTCCCCGATCACGTTGCGCGTCCTGACGTCGGATCGTCCCCGCACCGGTTGGGTATCGGGCGCATACCTGAATTGTATCGGCAAAGCGGCATCCGGAGGGTTTACTTTACCTTCGAGCCGTTGGAATCCCGCAACGCCCATCTTTATCTGAACAAGTTGGGCGGACGCTGCGTTCAATACAAGACGGATTACTATCACCTGGATTCGGGGCTCCACCGCGGCATGCCCCAGGATCGTTTTCTCCTCGAAATGGATATTGAAGATGCACGGACTCGGGACCGGGAATCGGCATCCTTGCGCGATGCCTTGGACCGCTTTCCAACGGCCTCCCGGGAGTGCATGCCCGAAGCCGACGCCTTGCTGGTGGAAATCGTCGGCGACGTGCGCCGTGTGCAGGCGGAAGATCAGGACCAGGCCCTGGCCTGGCGAATGAACACTCGGCCCATATTTCTAGAATACATAAATAACAGAGGCATGGTCGCCGACCAATTATTCTCGGACACCTTGGACGGAAAACGACGTAGCTTTTACCTGTTACGCAAACCTTGATTCTCGAGGACGCCATGGAAATCAGGAACATTCTGAGCTCCCACACCCTCCACGCCCTGACACATGATTCGCAACTCGCGGTTGGAAGCCGCGGAGCTTTGGCAGGCATTGGCCAAAAGAGGGTTTCTCACCGCAAACCTGAACCGCGTCAGCGGACTGCAAGGCAGAAATTTCCTTCGTATGACCATCTGTTCCGAAAAAGACAACGATCTATTTGTCGATAGTTGCAGGCAAATAGAGCAAGAAATGAGGTAATCCATTTCGGATGTACTGATTACGTGGGTTTTTGTGTTCAGAACCCCCTCTTCATCATCAGAAGGATTTTTGCAGGCCTCTGATTTGCTCAAGGATGTTTAGAAATCTCCCAAATACGACGGATTTCGTACCACCGGCTCGATCGTTGCCGTCAGCGTGTTTGATCAGTACACGTTGCAACCTGATGCAAAATAGTATGCCACAAAGCCCTCCATGTATGGTACTCTTTCTACGCAGTTGACTCCTGAAGGTGTGCGTCTGAGGAGAGCGACTTTCACAGGCTCCATGTCGGTTTTTTGGGGTCGAATAACCTGTCCGATGCTCATCGCATGATGCCGGCTCGACACCAAC from Deltaproteobacteria bacterium encodes:
- a CDS encoding DUF2080 family transposase-associated protein, translating into MPDDSRTVSKSKRPSAGKTRGKVKLEAYGMEMVEKEVRSCGVSGRIYLPKDWVGRHVKIIRLD